CAATATTGTGGAATTTTAAGAGGTCCAAGAAGAACAGCAGGCAATTACTGTGAGATGGGACATCTTCCtaggttgcttttttttcttcaaatcggCAAACTCTTAACGCATACCGTAGATCAAGTCTTTGAACATGTACactcttgctttttctttaaagTCATCAAATACGAAGGATGATGTCCTCCAAGACAAACGTAGCAAGATCATGGCTAGAGGGCTTCCGAAACAAAAGCCGATTGAAGGAGTTAAGCAAGTGCTGCTTGTAGCTTCTGGTAAAGGGGGCGTAGGAAAGTCCACAACGGCTGGTAAGTCGTTCATATTGTATTGGGAATATAGTATATGCATATCTGTGTTTAACGTTTTAATGGATGCATTCCATTTATCGTTACTGTAATTATTACattttcttaacataacataacataacataacataacataacataacataacataacataacataacataacataacataacataacataacataacataacaacagagttggaagggaccttggaggccttctagtccaaccccctgcccaggcaggaaaccttacaccatctcagtcagatggttatccaacattttcttaaaaatttccagtgtttttccctgccttgtgtgtgtatacacacaaatacacacatgcatacataacaTTCAAACacatatgcatgcatacacacacatgcatacataatattcatacacacatgcatacacacatcaTGCATACATAACATTCATAAACACATGCATgcataaatacatacacacatgtatgcatacatagcattcatgcacacatgcatgcatacatacacacatacacacacatgcaaacataACATTCATACACATATAAgttactcaaggcagcaaatgatACAGAAATAGCATTATCAAAATGAGTAGTTTTTTTAAGATtaatttagaaagccagatcctgaagatgaaactgaaatactttggccacctaatgagaaggaaggactcactggaagagcctaatgctgggaaagattgaggaaaaagaagaacgggacgacagaacgaggtggctggatggagtcactgaagcagtaggcatgagtttaaatggactccagagtatggtagaggacaggaaggcctggaggaacgttgtccatggggttgcaatgggtcggacacgacttcgcagctaacaacaaaagATATTCAGTCCTTAAAAagaagcttcccccccccccgatttatcCAATAATCCGCCTACCAGCTGTGTTGGGTTGCTGACTTTCTAATGCCCAACAAATACTTTGTCTTCTTTAATTTGCATTATTTTGTTTGGGTAAGATGAAGACGGAAGATAGCTTTGCTTTTAATGTAGCTTACCATAGCAGAAGGAATAGCTAGCAAGTAGACCAAGCCTTTATAATTTTTCTTCGGACAAAGGAGGACTTGAGATCGCCCATAAATGCTCCTGACAGTTTCTTCTGGCGAGGAGTCACAAGATAGCATTCTCCAGTTGGTTAGAGCTCTAGAAGTTGAGGAAATCACCATCTGATTCAAGCCATGGTTGGCACTTTAAAAGGACACTTAACTTCTTCTAcctccttttctaatcacttttggaaattgttaACTGCCTTTTCAGCAATTAGGAATCTTTAGATCAACATGCTTTAAAGTACCCAATACTTTCCCTCAATCTCACCAAAAGTTTTAactaagtgcaggtagtccttgatttatgaccaaaattggcaCTGGAATTTCAGTCACTAAGTGATGCACTTGTTAAGGAAGTCATGATGACTgaccctgattttatgacctttttacaGTGGTTGCTAAATAAATCACTACAGTAGTTAAATGAGTAAcataattattaagtgaatcatgctcttgtgaagcaaatccagcttccttcatattttttttttttgcttgttggaagctaggTAGGAAGGTCGCAAATcgcaatcatgtgattgcaagatgtgactgcaactatcataaatgcaaGTCTGTGGCCAAGTGCCAAAATTGTGATACCTGACTGTGAGGATGGTTGAATGTTAT
The sequence above is a segment of the Ahaetulla prasina isolate Xishuangbanna unplaced genomic scaffold, ASM2864084v1 Contig380, whole genome shotgun sequence genome. Coding sequences within it:
- the LOC131187345 gene encoding iron-sulfur protein NUBPL-like, whose translation is MVGNRFSVRLLNRVAANLKKMSSNTKDDVLQDKRSKIMARGLPKQKPIEGVKQVLLVASGKGGVGKSTTAVNVALALAANEPVSATE